In the Dolichospermum flos-aquae CCAP 1403/13F genome, ACTTAAAATATCAAAAACAATATTTAGGGGATTTCTTTGAACAATTATTAGATGCAGGTTATAAACAATCTGAAGGACAGTTTTTTACACCTTTACCTATTGCTAAGTTTATCGTTAAATCCCTGCCTTTGCGAGAAATCATTGAAGCTAAATTAAATCAAGAAAGAGTAGATTTTTTACCTTATTTAATTGACTACGCTTGTGGTAGTGGTCATTTTTTAGTAGAAGCGATTGAAGAAATACAAAATATTATTGATACAATTAAACCTGAATTTACTAAAGATATTAATAGATATATTAAACAATATCAAGAATCATCAGATTGGGCTGAAAAATTCATTTTTGGAATTGAAAAAGATTATCGTTTAGCTCGTACTGCAAAAGTAGCTTGTTTTATGAATGGAGACGGACAAGCTAATATTTTCTTCGGAGATGGTTTAGAAGATTATAATGAAAGAGAGCGTCAACTTGCTGATAGCTATGATGTTGTTATTGCCAATCCTCCTTATTCAATTCATGGATTTAAACCCCATGCTTTAAAATTAAAAGATAAATATACACTTTTTGAATCTTTAACCGATAGTTCATCAGAAATTGAAGCTTTATTTATCGAAAGAACTGCTCAATTATTACAAACAGGAGGAAAAACAGGAATTATTTTACCGAGTTCTCTTTTAAGTAATACGGGCATTTATGCTCGTGCTAGAGAGATTATCTTACAAAATTTTCTGATTAAAGCTATAGTTGAATTGAGCGGACAACCAAAAACCTTTATGGCAACAGGAACAAAGACTATAATTTTATTTATGGAAAAGCGAGAGTCTCGCTGGAAACAGGATTATAATTTTGTTGCAGAAGATTATATTATTAATAACCGAGAACGTCCCCATGATTTTACAGATACCAAAGCTCTATTTAGAAGTTATGTTGACTATCTAGGATTAGATTTTGATGATTATAAAACTTTTGTCAGTCGTAATGCTAATGATGGAATAAAAGCTACAGACTGGTATCAAGATTACCGTCACTGGTTTGAAAACGAACCCAGCTTTAAAAATTTACATAAACGAAGAGATTTTAAAATCTTAACACAAGAGGAACAAGAACAGAGAATTGAAAGATTGTTTTATGAAATAGTATTACCTATTGAGAAAGATAAATTTTATTATTATTTATTAAGTTATAATCAAGAATTGATCCAGATAAAATCTGGAGATAAAAATCAAGCTCGTGCTTTTTTAGGATATGAATTTAAAGAAGGAAGACAGGCAGGAATGGAACTTGATAGAGATCAAAAAGGTAATCATAAAACTTTATTATATGATGAAATAGAACAATTTAATCCTGAAAAAGTAAATTACTATATTTATCAATCTTTTTTAGACAATTTGGAAAGTCCTGTTGATGCTGTTAAGGATTATGTTTCCATCGTTGATTTAGTTGATTGTATTGATTTTAAAAGAGTTACGTTTGAAAAACAAATACAATTTATAGAAAAACCTACACTTAAAATTAAATCAAAATATAAACTTGTTACATTTTTGAGTATAGCTACTCTTGAATATGGTAGTGCTTTACCTGAAAATCAGAGAATACAAGGTCAATATCCAGTAATGGGTTCTAATGGTATTGTGGGTTATCATAATGAATATTTGATTCAATCTCCTGCTATCATTTTAGGACGTAAAGGTTCTGCGGGAAAAGTTAATTATATCGGGGAAAACTGTTTTCCTATTGATACTACATTTTATGTTAATCTTAAAAGCGAAGATACTTTACCTAAATACTTTTATTACTTACTAAATTCTATTAATTTACAAAGTTTAGTAGCAGGTATAGGAGTTCCAGGACTTAATAGAAATTTGGTTTATAATATTAAATTACCTTTAACTCCCAAAGAAGTACAAGAACAAATTATTCAAGAAATTGAAGTCTTAGAAATTAGAGAACAAGAACTAAGAAATAATATTGAGGAATTACAAACAAATATCCAAGAAATATTAAATCATTCCTTTAATACTGCACCCAAAATAAAACTATCTCAAGCAGCATCTTTAGAAAGAGGTCGTTTTAGTCATCGTCCTAGAAATGCACCCCATTTATATCAAGATGGTACATATCCTTTTATTCAAACAGGAGATGTAGCTAAGGTCAAGGGAAGAAATATTATCTATTCTCAAACATTAAATGAGGAAGGATTAAAAGTTAGTAAAATATTTGAACCTGAAACTATTTTAATTACAATTGCTGCTAATATTGGTAGTACAGCGATTTTAACTTATTCAGCTTGTTTTCCTGATAGTATTGTCAGTATTAAACCTAACGAACAAATGAATATTGATTACTTGGAATATTATTTAAGAACTCAACAACAATACTTAAATGATATTGCACCTCAAAAAGCACAAAAGAATATTAATTTAGAAATACTTCGTCCTTTATTGGTTGCTTGTCCTGAAAAAAATGAACAAGATAGAATTATTAACGAAGTGTTAGATATGGAGAAATATATCCAAAATTATGAACAAGAAATTCAAACTATTCCACAACAAAAAGAAGCAATATTACAAAAATATTTATAAAAATCAAGCTAACTACTAGAAGTCAGTAGCAGGGCAAGCGCATCTTATTTTTAGAATGCTTACTGGACAAAGGTTTTGACGATTGTTAAGTTTTGTAACTAAAAGTTAAAACCCTTGCTGGGCATGGATTACAGAATTTAGGTGCGTTTGCCCTGAAGTCAGTAGTCAGCTTTATAACAGTAACTCCCAAACTTGCATTTAATAATCTAGAGATTGATCAAACATTCTGATTCCTGAATCCTGATTTTAATCATACAACCAAGTATTTTTGGAAAAATCCTCACTGTCTTGATTGGGTTTTTCTTGAAGTCGTTCTATTGACCTATGAGATTTTTTGTATTGAATGGATTTGGAAATTTGACTAGCTTGTTGACTAAGTTGTAAATGAGGTTGTTGACTAGGTTGGTTTAAAACCTTGATTTCTTCTAGCAACTGAGAGTTAGAATCTGCTAGTTGTAAAGCGGTTTGTTTTGTTTCGTAAAGTTCATTTGTCAAACGTTCTACCAATGCTTCTTTTTCTGAAAAAGCTGTTTGTAAATCACTAATTTGCTTGATTAAAGTAGATTCTTTTTGTTTTAATGTAGAAATTGCTTCTTGCAATTCTTTAATATTGGCTTCTAGTTCTAACTGATTATTATCCGTTTGTACTTGGGTTTCTAATACTGCTTCAGCCGAAATTTCAATTACAGGTTCACCTTGTAGGGGTGTAAATTTTGTGGTTTCTTCTTGTATTAAGTTAGAAAGATTTTTTTTAGGCATTACTTTATCAACTCCAATTACGCCGTCATTATTTAAGTATACGTCTTGAAGTGACAACAAAATCTTATATTCCCAATTTCTTTGCAAAATCAGATTTCAAGAATTATTGACCGCAGATAAACGCAGATAACCGCAGATAAATACGGATGAATTATTGATATTAGTGCAGATAATAGATAAAATTAAGATGTTTAATTACCTATCCTTTTTCTGTTTTGGCTACTATATCTTGTCCTCGTTGTCATCAAATTATTGATAGTCAAGCAATTACTTGTCCTCAGTGTCGGCTATTGCTGAAAGCTTATGGACATCCTGGTATTCCTTTGCACCGCGCTCAAGGAAATGATCATCTATGCGACAGTTGTAGCTATCATTTTGATCATACCTGTAACTTTCCTCAATATCCCTATGCTCAAGATTGTACTCTCTATCAAAATATAGAAGAAAGTGAATTAGAATCGCAAAAGCAAAATTCTAATTATAACTTGAGTACAAGGGTTAATAATTGGATAAAACGCCATCAAACTTTGTTATTAATACTAACTTTGTTATTAGTTTGTTTATTAATAACCTTGTTCAACTCTTGATATAACAGAATCACGAAAACTGCCCTTAAACTTTGTTTACTTCTAAGTTTTCTGGCATAATTTCCCCAGTTGATGAAATCTCTTCCGCAAATATTTCTAAATCAAACCAAAAAGTAGTACCAATACCAACTTCACTCACCAAATTAACTTGACTATGATGTCTGTCCATAATGTTTCTGACAATTGATAAACCTAAACCTGTTCCTTCTAGAGTATGAACTCTATTTTCTACACGAAAGAATCGGTCAAAAATTGCCTGTTGATCTTCTGGTGCGATACCAATTCCTGTATCACTAATTTCAATTCTCACTTTACCAGAATGATGCTGAGAATGAGAATTAGCATCTAGTTGATAAGCACGGATAACTACCTTACCACCAGCTAGACTGAATTTAAGAGAATTACCAATTAAATTCCCAAAAACTTGCAGTAACAAGTCATAATTTCCTAGAACAAAAGGTAAATCATGAGTCAGTTCCTGGCACAGTTCAATACCTTTATCTTTAGCATTAAGCTGATAAGTCCGTAATGTCTGTTCTATGGCTTGTGGTAAATCTACTTTATCAAAGGTGTAACTTCGACCTGATTCAAGTTTTGATAAATCTAAAACGTCATTAACTAAACGGGTGAGTCTATCAGTTTCATTATTAACTGTTTGCAGAAATTCTTTGCGTTCATCAATCCCTAGATCTTCACCATAATCATGTAGGGTTTCAATATAGGTTTTAATGTTAAATAAAGGTGTACGTAATTCGTGAGAAATGTTGCTGATAAATTGGCTTTTTGCTTCATTTAGTTCTACCTCCCGGCTAATATCTTGGACGGTGATAGCTATGCCTTTAATACTTTCTCGTTGCAGGTTGAGAACTGTGGTTAAAACAATGCGAATTGTGCGTTGAGTAGGTTGTTTGAGGAGGATACGAAATTCGGCACTTTCACATTCACCTGCTGCCATTTCATACAAAGTCCGGGATATTTCCATTTGGACACTATGGGGTAAGTGATGCAGGATATTACTACCAACCACATCCACTCCTTCCCAAGCAAAAATCCGTCTGGCGGTGGGATTGACTAATATTACTTGCATATTATTATCAATCAAGACTGCACCATCAGCAATGGTGGAAACTAAGGTTTCTAATTTAGCTTTTTCGGCAGTTAATTCTTCAATATTTTGTTCTTCATAACGTTCTAGCCGTTCTGCCATTTCATTAAAGCTGAAAATTAGTTCTCCTAGTTCACCACCTAGAGGTATATCTATCCGTTGTTTAAAGTTTCCAGCCGCAATTTGTTTAACACCTACTAGTAATTCTTTAATAGGTTTAGTAATAGTTAAAGCATTAATTACTCCTGCTAAAATCACCATAACCCAAATTGTGATAAAAACGGCAATGGTAACATCACGGGTGAAATTAGTGGATATGACTGCGGTTTTATTAGGGTCAATACCAACTGCTAACACACCTAAATATTTGTTATCTACTATTAAAGGCACAAATACATCGGTAACTGTACCATCGGGGGTGTTATGCTGCCTAACCATTGGCTGATTTTGATTACCAGGATAATCTTCTGGTAGTTGGATATGGCGCTTAATAGTGAGGGAGTTTTCTACCTCTGGTTCCCAAAAAGGAAGACCAAAAAACATTTGCCCAGTTTCATCAGCGTATAACATATAACGCACGCTAGAAGTGGCACTGAAAAAACGTTGAGAAAATTGGGCAACTTCAGTTAAATTGTGATCAGCAATTAGGGGGGCTACATTTGCGGCCAGGAGTAATCCTAAATCACGACCAAAGCGGGTATCATTGAGACGTGCATCTTGCTGAATTGTGTTTACAGCCCAGAAGGTCAAACCACTCATGACCAAGGAAACCATGAGGGTGGCGACGGCTAGGAGTTTGGTCTGAAGGGTAAACTCTGACCACCAATTGGCGAGTGCTTTTGATGCACCAGAGGCGAATTCATCTCGGAAATTTGTAAAAAGAGCCAGCATCTTAAAATACGGTTGTTAGTAGTTCGTTGTTTTCTATCCCAAAAACTAAAAATTGCCAGTTAATTTTCCAAACGTGCTAGGAATTGGCAGGAGGGACAGGGGACAGAGGAAAGAATATAGTTGATCTTTTACCTCTTCTTTTCTAATTTAACTATGTTTTTGGAGTAATCGTAAAAACTTAGTTGCAAGAGAGGTAATGTAATGGGACTATTACAATGTAAAATACGTAATCATCTAGAATCGAAAATTGAGAATATTTCAACTTTCTAGGGTTAACAAACATTCTCACTCAGAGGGTGTTTGAAAAGTTATGGTTGATGTATCAAATATTTTTTACCCCACCCTAACCCTCCCCTTGTAAAGGGGAGGGAACTGGATTTTTATTGTTTCCCCCCTTTACAAGGGGAAAGGGGGGTAGCAATGTGATGAAAATTACGGAATACCACTTTTCAAACATCCTCTCAGTCAATTATCCCCAAAATACTGATAACGTAATTAAATTTTTCCTATTCTATCTATGAATTCTCCGGAAACACCACGTAAATCACCCACCCAAGCAATAGGGGCAAAAATTTTCCACTATTGTAATTTCATCAGCTTATTTATTATGATCACCAGTGGATTGCAAATTTATAATGCTAATCCTGTTTTTGGCGGCCGTGGTGGATTATATATTTTCCCCCTGTTTACTTTAGGTGGTTGGTTGGCTGGAGGTAGACATTGGCATTTTGCAGCCATGTGGCTATTTTCTCTGAATCTTTTCTGCTATGGAATTTATATTTTCGTTACCCAACGCTGGAAAAATAGATTTGTTAGCGAAAAAGATATCAAGGCATTACAAAAAAGTCAAAATCACCAACGTTTAAATTATGCTTGGCATCGAATTATTTATACAGCAATCATTCCTATTTTATTACTGGCAATATTTACAGGCATAGGAATGTACAAACCTGCTCAATTTTATTGGATAGTTGATATTTTTGGCAGTTGGCAAGCATTAAGAATTGTCCACTTTGCTGCTGTACCAACAGTGGTAATATTTGTCTGGCTTCATTGGAAGTTAGGGCAGAAGGTAGGGGGAAATCCCCTGACAAAATCTATATTTTTGTAAAAAATAGCAGGATTTAGGCATCAAAATGAATAATCATGAATTTACCCGAAGAAGGTTTTTACAACTTTCTGGTTTATCGAGTATGAGTTTATTACTTGGTGGTTGTGGTACACCTATATTTGCAGATTTAGTAGGGAAACTTTCTGCACCTCTCAATCAGAAATTTGAAGAATTAATATTTCAGCCTCAAAAGCCAGTTCCAGAATTTCTACCTAATCAAATTGAACCAAATAAGTTAATAATTAATAGTTTTAAATCTACACCAGTTATTGATCTAGCAAAATATCGTTTAATTGTAGATGGTGAAGTAAATCATCCGCTGAGTTTGAGTATGGCAGATATTCAAGCCTTACCCCTTACTTCTATGATTATTCGTCATGTTTGTGTAGAAGGCTGGGCGGCAATTGTGCAATGGGGTGGCATTCGTTTGCGGGAAATTATCGCCCTTTCTCAACCTAAATCCTCGGTTAAATATGCCTATTTTAAATCAGCAGATGGTTATTATGAAAGTTGGGATATAGCTTCAGCTTTACACCCACAAACCCTATTAGCTTATCAAAAAAATGGTGCAGCTTTGCCTGTGGAAAATGGTGCGCCTTTGCGGTTAGCTTCACCCATTAAACTTGGCTATAAACAAAGTAAATGGGTGACACGAGTTACTCTCACCAGTGAGTTATCAACTGTTAAAGGTTATTGGGAGGATTTGGGTTATGAATGGTTTGCAGGATTGTAAATAAAGTAGGAGTCAGGAGTCAGGAGTATGGCTAACGCCACGCTTCGCTATCAGGAGTATGGCTAACGCCACGCTTCGCTATCAGGAATCAGGAGAAAGAAAATTATCTAATTACCACTGACAACTGTACGGGCGAAGCATTTGGAGAACTATTTTTGGCAATGACCGATAATTTATCTTCCAAATGCTTCGCCCCTACTGACAACTGACCTTATTTTTTCACTAAAATATAGGCATTTGTATATTCAGGTAATTTTTGAATGTATTGCTCAAAAGCTCTTTCACTGGTGAAAGTTCCTGCTAAAAAATCAAGTTGATAAAGATTAGGTAAAAATGCTCCACCTGTATCGGCAATTACGCCCATTTTTAAACGTTTCTGTCCACTCTGATTATCTTCAATGACAATTATTCTTCCTAAACCAATATTGAGAACATCCCCAGCAAATGTTACTCCTGGTTTAATGGATATTTTGGCATCTATTTTATATCCATAGCCTTTAATTGCATCAACTTCTTTAAAATACCAATAACGTGTTTGTGCAGTTGCTTTTAAGCCCCGAATATAGGACATTCCATTATTTCTATCTACGTTTAAAAACTCTTTAGTTCCATCTGTAAAATTAACTAATACTGTTCCCTGCATGAGTGCTGCTTCTAAACCACTGCGAGTTAAATAAGCAATGGGTTTAACTTTACCAAATTCTTTACCTCCAGGTTCATAAATACCTGATAAAACATCTTGTTTTGTATATTGAGTGTAAAATTTTTCTTGGCTTACTTCTTCGTTAATAGCGTAGATTGGCGTATTATATGTAGAAGTTTTTTGTCGAGAACCGGGATGAATAAAAGCTGCATATTTAGTAATTCTTAATTGTTTCTGCTGCGGATTTTCTGGGTTATGAGCAGACCATTTAATTACGCGAAAATTGGCGTTAATAAAGTTAGGATTTTGTAACCGAGTTGTTCGCTTATTAGAAATGTCTTCTTCTAAGACGACAATCATAAAATCTAATGTTTTCAGAATATCTTTAACGGTAACTCCTTGAGTTACTAAGATGCCTGTGCGTTGAATATCGGGATCTTCTTGAGAGTATTTCTGAAAATATTGTCTAGTATTTGTGAGTACGGTTAACAAATCAGCTTGATTAAAATTTATGGGATTATTTGGTAATTTCCCTATTTTTAATACTTGATTAGAATTAACACTATATTGATATTTTCGCCATTCATTGATGACTGAATAAAATGTGGATCTTTCATTACTTTTGGATTTTATATTAGATATTTTTTGCGGAGATATATCATGAGTAAATCCTTTAGTTGGAGAATTTACTATTTGGGATAATGATAAATTTTTAACAATCTGTTGTTGTTGAATTGGCTGTTTATTAAGAAAACTCACTACTAATAAGCTAGTAATAAATGCTGTGACTTTTAATTTTTGATTAAAGAGGATACGCATAATTCATGAAAATAAACAATGATTACCCCCCATTTTAGCATTCTCAGAATTATTGACAATGGGAAATCTGCCCAATTAAGATGATTAATCATTCATTTCTTTTAAGGTAGCTAATGCTGAAGGTGATAAACGACTAAGATACCGGAATATCCAATATTTAACTATAGTGTCTAAAATTACAGGAAATGTGGCAATAAACATAAATATATAATTTCTACTCGCGGGTAAACCTAAGTGTTCTGCAAATTCTTCCAGAATTATTTCCCAGCCATGTGGTGAGTGAAAGCCTACAAATACATCTGTAGATAAGATAATTAAAAAAGCTTTAGCACTATCGCTTAAACCATAAACAATTTGATCTACAAAGTGTTGAAGAGAAATAATATCTTTGGCACTAAAAACAATTACTAATGCAAAGGTAATTAATGCTATAATGTCTGCAAATATATTACTAATAGCGTTAGCACTTTTATCTCGAAATTTTGCTGCTAGTTCTAGGGCTTTTTCTTTTATCTTGGATTCTACATTTTCTGGGGAATTTTTCCATTCTGAATCCAGAAGACTTTTAAACTTTAATTCTGCTCTAAATATTTTTAATTCATCAAAAGCTTCTTTCTCCATTTCCTGATTGAGAAAAATCAGGTGAGAGTTTTCAGTTCTCATCTTCTCTACTAAGGGAAGGATAAATATCCGCTTAGATAGTTGATGAGTGAGAAGGGGAACAATAATTAGCAGTAATAAGAATTTGACAGCTATAGTTGTCCGCTGTCTGGATATTTGATATTTTTTAATAAATTCTTGATCTGTATTCGGAGATATATCACTAAAAATTTTTTTGAAAGTTCTACCGATTGATCTAGGAAATATGCCAGTTTTTAAGAATGTAAATGGTTGTGATGGTTTTTTCACGATTAGATAAATCTAGTTTGAGATGAGATGTAGTCATCATAGCAATTCTTCCCTGATTGGAATCAACCTGATCATCCTACCTAGGAAGTTACAATTTGAGTTTGTTATTAAATAGGGGGTGCTGAAAAAGTTGTCTGTGAGGGCTAGGAGTCAGGAGTCAGGAGGAAGAATTAGAAGAAGAGAAGAATAGTA is a window encoding:
- a CDS encoding N-6 DNA methylase yields the protein MDKTKIKSLISHLGFIEQESDIFQQNYRKIYTNHKNYVIKINLTTEKIDYGDKIKVEDETTSNFSQPENFVVLECVNRLLEKGYEPKHLILERKFPLGRTGKSGKSDISVFDREEKSLIIIECKTWGKEYEKEKNRMIENGGQLFSYLQQDKNTRFLCLYTSQIHDGGLLVYENSIIQIKDREETLRLLTESKEEIKSYKEAKTAEELYTAWKENFNCYFAPNGIFDPEVQAYNPEYIPIKKKDLQPFTEGEGRKLFNQFEEILRHNNISDKSNAFNRILSLILCKIVDEQKNDNDITDFQIIEGKDTPEQIQERLQKLYAKGMREFLKEEIVYYSEEYIDTLVSNFPIQTTQERLKQILRELKFYSNNEFAFKEVHNEKLFLENAKVLNEIITLLQYKKFRYFYNDNNDLKYQKQYLGDFFEQLLDAGYKQSEGQFFTPLPIAKFIVKSLPLREIIEAKLNQERVDFLPYLIDYACGSGHFLVEAIEEIQNIIDTIKPEFTKDINRYIKQYQESSDWAEKFIFGIEKDYRLARTAKVACFMNGDGQANIFFGDGLEDYNERERQLADSYDVVIANPPYSIHGFKPHALKLKDKYTLFESLTDSSSEIEALFIERTAQLLQTGGKTGIILPSSLLSNTGIYARAREIILQNFLIKAIVELSGQPKTFMATGTKTIILFMEKRESRWKQDYNFVAEDYIINNRERPHDFTDTKALFRSYVDYLGLDFDDYKTFVSRNANDGIKATDWYQDYRHWFENEPSFKNLHKRRDFKILTQEEQEQRIERLFYEIVLPIEKDKFYYYLLSYNQELIQIKSGDKNQARAFLGYEFKEGRQAGMELDRDQKGNHKTLLYDEIEQFNPEKVNYYIYQSFLDNLESPVDAVKDYVSIVDLVDCIDFKRVTFEKQIQFIEKPTLKIKSKYKLVTFLSIATLEYGSALPENQRIQGQYPVMGSNGIVGYHNEYLIQSPAIILGRKGSAGKVNYIGENCFPIDTTFYVNLKSEDTLPKYFYYLLNSINLQSLVAGIGVPGLNRNLVYNIKLPLTPKEVQEQIIQEIEVLEIREQELRNNIEELQTNIQEILNHSFNTAPKIKLSQAASLERGRFSHRPRNAPHLYQDGTYPFIQTGDVAKVKGRNIIYSQTLNEEGLKVSKIFEPETILITIAANIGSTAILTYSACFPDSIVSIKPNEQMNIDYLEYYLRTQQQYLNDIAPQKAQKNINLEILRPLLVACPEKNEQDRIINEVLDMEKYIQNYEQEIQTIPQQKEAILQKYL
- a CDS encoding zinc ribbon domain-containing protein, coding for MATISCPRCHQIIDSQAITCPQCRLLLKAYGHPGIPLHRAQGNDHLCDSCSYHFDHTCNFPQYPYAQDCTLYQNIEESELESQKQNSNYNLSTRVNNWIKRHQTLLLILTLLLVCLLITLFNS
- the nblS gene encoding two-component system sensor histidine kinase NblS; the protein is MLALFTNFRDEFASGASKALANWWSEFTLQTKLLAVATLMVSLVMSGLTFWAVNTIQQDARLNDTRFGRDLGLLLAANVAPLIADHNLTEVAQFSQRFFSATSSVRYMLYADETGQMFFGLPFWEPEVENSLTIKRHIQLPEDYPGNQNQPMVRQHNTPDGTVTDVFVPLIVDNKYLGVLAVGIDPNKTAVISTNFTRDVTIAVFITIWVMVILAGVINALTITKPIKELLVGVKQIAAGNFKQRIDIPLGGELGELIFSFNEMAERLERYEEQNIEELTAEKAKLETLVSTIADGAVLIDNNMQVILVNPTARRIFAWEGVDVVGSNILHHLPHSVQMEISRTLYEMAAGECESAEFRILLKQPTQRTIRIVLTTVLNLQRESIKGIAITVQDISREVELNEAKSQFISNISHELRTPLFNIKTYIETLHDYGEDLGIDERKEFLQTVNNETDRLTRLVNDVLDLSKLESGRSYTFDKVDLPQAIEQTLRTYQLNAKDKGIELCQELTHDLPFVLGNYDLLLQVFGNLIGNSLKFSLAGGKVVIRAYQLDANSHSQHHSGKVRIEISDTGIGIAPEDQQAIFDRFFRVENRVHTLEGTGLGLSIVRNIMDRHHSQVNLVSEVGIGTTFWFDLEIFAEEISSTGEIMPENLEVNKV
- a CDS encoding cytochrome b/b6 domain-containing protein, giving the protein MNSPETPRKSPTQAIGAKIFHYCNFISLFIMITSGLQIYNANPVFGGRGGLYIFPLFTLGGWLAGGRHWHFAAMWLFSLNLFCYGIYIFVTQRWKNRFVSEKDIKALQKSQNHQRLNYAWHRIIYTAIIPILLLAIFTGIGMYKPAQFYWIVDIFGSWQALRIVHFAAVPTVVIFVWLHWKLGQKVGGNPLTKSIFL
- a CDS encoding molybdopterin-dependent oxidoreductase; translated protein: MNNHEFTRRRFLQLSGLSSMSLLLGGCGTPIFADLVGKLSAPLNQKFEELIFQPQKPVPEFLPNQIEPNKLIINSFKSTPVIDLAKYRLIVDGEVNHPLSLSMADIQALPLTSMIIRHVCVEGWAAIVQWGGIRLREIIALSQPKSSVKYAYFKSADGYYESWDIASALHPQTLLAYQKNGAALPVENGAPLRLASPIKLGYKQSKWVTRVTLTSELSTVKGYWEDLGYEWFAGL
- a CDS encoding CemA family protein — its product is MKKPSQPFTFLKTGIFPRSIGRTFKKIFSDISPNTDQEFIKKYQISRQRTTIAVKFLLLLIIVPLLTHQLSKRIFILPLVEKMRTENSHLIFLNQEMEKEAFDELKIFRAELKFKSLLDSEWKNSPENVESKIKEKALELAAKFRDKSANAISNIFADIIALITFALVIVFSAKDIISLQHFVDQIVYGLSDSAKAFLIILSTDVFVGFHSPHGWEIILEEFAEHLGLPASRNYIFMFIATFPVILDTIVKYWIFRYLSRLSPSALATLKEMND